The sequence below is a genomic window from Rhodothermus sp..
AAACGCCAGTACCTGTGGTCTGGAGCTCAACCAACCGGCGTAGGCTCCCGAGGAGAACGGACGATTGATGCGCTGCTGGCTTCAAGCCGACACGGTAAATACCTGTCACAGGGACCAGGACGGGGAAAAAAGAAACGCACGCTGCAGGAGCAGGTAGCTTTCTGGCTACAAGAGCTCAAATTGGTGTCCAACTTTCAGATCAAGGCTATCTCGAAAACAGAAAAGATCTATCAAGTGCTGATTCAGGCTGACAGGAATTCTACCTTCGTGCCACTACCGGACGTGGGTTTTGGTGTTTCCCAGATTCTGCCAGTGCTCACGTTGCTTTATTACGTGCCGGAAAGATCGGTTCTGCTGCTTGAACAACCTGAAATCCACCTGCATCCCTCGGTGCAGGCTGGTCTGGCCGATGTATTCATTGACGCCATAAAGACACGAAAAGTCCAGATCATTGTCGAAAGCCATAGCGAACATCTACTCAGGCGGCTGCAACGCCGCATAGCCGAGGAGAAGCTGTCTGCCAAGGAAGCGGCGTTATATTTTGTAACCTACAGCCAGGGGGAGTCCCGAATCGAGTCTCTCCAACTTGACTCCTATGGTCGCATTGAAAACTGGCCCGAGAACTTTTTCGGAGACGACTTTGCCGAGATTGCTGCAATGCAGAAAGCTATTCTGAAGCGGCAAAAGGTTTCAGCCAATGGCACATAGGGTGATAGAGTACCCCTCAGCGTGGACAAGTATCACTTGAATGAACGGCTGTCCACACCTTGGGTTTAGGGCTATCACTCGAATCTTCAATTTGATAGCTTCATAGTCCATAATTTACTACGCGATAGATGACAATATCCTTTTTTAGTTGCGAAGACTAAGCCTTCCCTTTCAACATCAGGTGCCAGTACATCCAGGGAAGCACGTACTTTTTGAGCAGATACATGGAGCGCCGTTCCCTGGAGGTGTCAAGCGGAAACGAGGGCACGGGCCGGTTGTCAAAATCGAACTCGGCCAGCACGAGCTTCCCGTAGCCCGTTATCAGCGGACAGGAGCTGTAGCCGTTGTAGTGCTTCGGATGGACGAGCGCGCCGTGCTCCCGAAGCTGAAGCAGGTTGTGCACCACGACGGGCGCCTGTTTCCGCACAGCCGCGCCGGTTTTGGCATTGGGCGTGCCGGCCGCATCGCCCAGCGCAAAGATGTTCGGATAGCGCACATGCTGAAGCGTGTACCTGTCCACGTCCACCCATCCTTCCGCATTGGCGACCTTGCTGTGCTTGATGAAGTCCGGCGCACTCTGCGGCGGCACCGCATGGAGCATGTCGAACCGATAGACCCGTTCTTCCAGCACGTTGCCCTGTTCATCTTTCAGATGAAAAACGGCCTCCTGCGCCGGTCCCCGTACCTCGGCCAGTTCGTGCCGGAAATGCACCTGAATGCCATAGCGCGCAATGACCTGCTCCAGCGTCCGGGCAAACTCTGGAATCCCGAAAATGACTACTCCCGGCGAGAAAAAGTGGATTTCCACCTGATCCAGGATTCCGCGTCGCCGCAGGTGATCGGCCGTCAGGTACATGATCTTCTGGGGCGCTCCCCCGCATTTGACCGGCGTCGAAGGCTGCGTAAAAAGTGCCCGACTGCCGGGCTTGAGCTGCTGCATCACCTGCCAGGTGTACGGCGCCAGCTCATAGGCGTAGTTGCTGGTAACCCCGTACTTACCCAGCGCTTCCTTCAGGCCGGGTATTTTGTGCCAGTCGAGCTGAATGCCCGGAGCCAGTACGAGATACCCGTATCGGATGATGTCGCCACGGGCCGTCTGCACTTGATCATTATCCGGATCAAGCGCCACCACCCGATCCTGGATCCACGTGGCGCCGGGTGGAATGTAGTCGGCTTCGTCCCGCACCGACGCGGCCGGTGGGAAAACGCCCGCCCCCACCAGCGTCCAGAGAGGCTGATAGTAATGCTTCGTGGAAGGCTCGATAATGGCGACCTCCGGCGGATTTTTAGCCCGCCGCAACCGGGCAGCTACTGTAATTCCGGCCGTGCCACCGCCGACAATGACCACTTCATACTGCCTCTCACCCATGATCCTTTCTGTCTGTTTAGACCGAACTGGTACTGACAGGATAGGATCAGCAGGACAGGTCATACTGCCCATGAATCTTACACTTCCGGTGTAAGGATTGCCGGAGTATGTTTGTACGCCAAAACCTTACAGCGCCCTTAAAAAGCTTTCAGGTTGACTGGCTTCGCGCCTGCCCTGGTCCCGCTGGATTGGTCCACCGCATCACCTGGCAGGAAGCACAGACTGGCCAGGAAAACTGCGGAGCTGCCCGAAGCGTAGGAGGTACCGCTGTACGGGGGACCGGCACAAACCCCAGCTGTTCAAAGAATCCTCTCGCTGTTTCGGTCAAGAGAAAGACCTGTCGAAGCCCTTCCTGACGGGCACGAAGCAGCATTGCCTCGACGAGCCGGCGCCCGATCCCCTGGCGTTGCCAGGCTGGATCGACAGCGACCGAACGCAGCAAGCCATCAGCACCATAGCGTTCCAGCAGGGCCATGCCTATGACCCGGGCCCCTTCTCGGGCAACCAGTACCCGATCAAGCTGCTCAGGCACGCCCGTATCCAGCAGACCGCACCGCCGCAATAGCTGTTGCAACTGGACAGCTTCGTGCGGATGCGCGGGGCCCAGTTCAGGCATAGC
It includes:
- a CDS encoding DUF3696 domain-containing protein, which encodes VRQSYKNVDFLSDLELAYEQLWEQVYYLGPLREHPKRQYLWSGAQPTGVGSRGERTIDALLASSRHGKYLSQGPGRGKKKRTLQEQVAFWLQELKLVSNFQIKAISKTEKIYQVLIQADRNSTFVPLPDVGFGVSQILPVLTLLYYVPERSVLLLEQPEIHLHPSVQAGLADVFIDAIKTRKVQIIVESHSEHLLRRLQRRIAEEKLSAKEAALYFVTYSQGESRIESLQLDSYGRIENWPENFFGDDFAEIAAMQKAILKRQKVSANGT
- a CDS encoding FAD/NAD(P)-binding oxidoreductase, translating into MGERQYEVVIVGGGTAGITVAARLRRAKNPPEVAIIEPSTKHYYQPLWTLVGAGVFPPAASVRDEADYIPPGATWIQDRVVALDPDNDQVQTARGDIIRYGYLVLAPGIQLDWHKIPGLKEALGKYGVTSNYAYELAPYTWQVMQQLKPGSRALFTQPSTPVKCGGAPQKIMYLTADHLRRRGILDQVEIHFFSPGVVIFGIPEFARTLEQVIARYGIQVHFRHELAEVRGPAQEAVFHLKDEQGNVLEERVYRFDMLHAVPPQSAPDFIKHSKVANAEGWVDVDRYTLQHVRYPNIFALGDAAGTPNAKTGAAVRKQAPVVVHNLLQLREHGALVHPKHYNGYSSCPLITGYGKLVLAEFDFDNRPVPSFPLDTSRERRSMYLLKKYVLPWMYWHLMLKGKA
- a CDS encoding GNAT family N-acetyltransferase, which translates into the protein MPELGPAHPHEAVQLQQLLRRCGLLDTGVPEQLDRVLVAREGARVIGMALLERYGADGLLRSVAVDPAWQRQGIGRRLVEAMLLRARQEGLRQVFLLTETARGFFEQLGFVPVPRTAVPPTLRAAPQFSWPVCASCQVMRWTNPAGPGQARSQST